Part of the Pseudomonadota bacterium genome is shown below.
GCTGACAGGACCAAGCTTTACGTCAACTTTGCCCCTATAGGCGTTGTCATCCATAACTTCAGTCAGCTTCGCCCCTGGCAAACATGGAGCGATACGCTCAACATCAACAAGGATGGACCACGCCTTCTCTGGAGCAGCAGCAACAGAGAAGTTATTTTCTAATTTCACTGCCTAGCCCTCCAAGAAAAAAACAACGCCCGAAATGTAAACGGTGCATAATTCTCCTGCCAGAAAATAAGAATGTATTTGCGATTTTAGTACGCATTGTAAGTTTTATCATTGTTATTTTTGAAATCACTCAACCTTCGTTGTTTCTACCTCTCAAAATTTTTAGCGCTGGCGCCAATATCCATGGATTCGAATATGGCATGTAAAATGGGCTCATCTAGCATATGTGTCCGCTTCAGAACATTACGGTTAAATTTGTTAGAACATCCTATTTCCTTTTTAAGTTTTTTCCGGCAGCCTTGTCACATGACGGGGCCGACCCCAATTGGAAGCCGTAATGAGAGCCTGAGCGATATCTTCCTCAATCATGTAGCCATCGGCAACAAGGCGTTCACAGGCAACCTTAATTGCAGCAATATATTCATCTGCTGTGGCATAACGCTCAAGTATTGACGACCTAGGATCACGTGTGAAGACCCGCTCCTCGGGAGAGTCAGGGAATGGAATATAACTGCCATTGAATTCATAAGTTGCTCCATAACCGTGCCCCCTCCCCCGAATGTTCCATCCAACGTAAGTTCCCATCGGTGCTTGCACCATCGGCGCACGAATGCCGGGAACATCATTTCCGTCCTCATCGGATGACGGGACTAATATCGTATACCCATCATTATCAATAATTTTTGGTGGAAATGACAGTATTCCCTCGTCTTCTCCGGGACCAAAATCTAACAACTTAAGGCTTGCAGGCTCAGTTGGAACCATATTTGCCGGAATATGGGGAAATTGCGCACGCCATTCCTCGTAGGAAATAAGCGTCCCATCTTTTCGAGTTGGGATTTGTGAGTCAGGTGGTCGTTTCCCGTTGGTTGACCATGCATCCATTGCATCAAGCATGGCACGAAAAATCATTGAAGTGGTCACTATGTTTGAATAGTTAGTACAAATGCCTTTTTCAGGCGCACTATCGATGGGTGACGAACTATGCTGCGAGCTTGCCCAAAGGTAAATCCGAACCGTTTCTGGCTGAGGGAGGTCGTTACCTCGCGTGTCGGTATGAACAAGTGAGCCACGCCGCTGCCAATATTCAGTGGCAGTCTGCGAATGCATAACGAGAGGGTCTGTGTCGGGCCGTGTCAAAATAGCATCCGTTTTCCCTGTTAAATGATCCTCACATTCAGCGTATGAAAATGGAAATCTATCAGCATAAATATAGTGATCTTCGTACTGCTGACCTGCCATCGAAACTGCATTTGCAAACCGATGGTTAAGCCACATCCGTCCAGCGCCAGATACATGGGGCAGCAAACCATCGAAAACTTGGCGACCACTGGAGTCACAATTGAAACCACGATAGATGAAATCTCTAATGCAACGGCCGGTCTGAGAACGTCCCCATCCATAAGCTTTTTTTATTTTCACGGGATTATGATTTCCCTGTGAGTCTTTGTTGCCATATTTCAAAAAACTTACGAGATCGCGAACTGCAACGTGCCCCAACCCCATTATCAAGGGGTCCTTCGCCTCGTAGACAAGATCGTAAATCCAGCCTGGCTGAAAACCACCGTGTAAGTGTATAAATTCATCGGAAGGTAAAATCGCCGTTTCAGAGGACCCGCGTGTGGTCTCACCAGATACTCCTGTGCCACTTATGACCTGCGCATACTCCCAGTCCTCTTCTGGGATAGTAATTCTTTCGCCCTCTGCATAACGCCTTTTAGTCAAGAGTGCCTGTCCAGTATCACGGGAAACAGTCGGATGGCTTCGTGTCGCGGCACGTCCTGACAGAGCAAAACATGCTGTGGGGCTGCCGGGAATAAATTCCTGATGCACTACCCCCGTAATTGGATTTCCCTTTTCGGTAGCTATGGGTATCTTCATTGTTATCCGGCCGTCACCCGGCAAAATATCGCCCTGCCAAGCCCCCCAGATGAAGCTGTACCCTCGACGCATCAAATAACCGTTCCCAGCATCAGTAGCTGATATGGGATCGTTGGAGTGCGGGGCATCATTAAAAAACTGGAGAGCACGAACATTACCGCGATTACCCCAATCGAAAAAAAGTCTCTCGTTACCCCTATCGGGATCAACTGGTAGGAGCATCAAAAACTCGGCTGAAAATTCTACTAATCCCTCTTCGTTTAGTGCTGCTTTGTCGATATCGACGATCGACTTTTGAGCATCGCCTTTGGGATCTACGGCAAAGTGTGCCCAGCCTTTTAGTTTTTCGTAGGGACCAGTCGTCCCAAATTCATATCCGTTTGCAAATGGCACACGGTCAATAATTTCTAAGTTGATCTGATTTTTCAACATGTTCTCCTATTTAGTAAAATCCGCGGCGTCAGCAAAAATAGCCAAATCTAGGATTAAATAGATGTTAGAAATGCTTGCAAATAAAGACCTAACGCAATCCTAATTTTACGGGAAAGAAAACATAAGTTTTTATGTTTTGACATCAATTATAAAGTTGGAGTAGATCCAATTTACTGCACTTTAAATCAAACAAATGTCAGAACCACAGCCAAGTTCCCTGTCCGCATCATCTAGTAATTCATCAAAACCGTCCGGTGTCTTAATTTTTCTACCTACCACCGATGGAGAATTGGCCTGAAACCAGAAATTATGAGTTGGATGCCCTCCACCAGCTACCACAAGTGAAATGTTATCAGGCTCTGCAGTGATAGGCCATGGATCAACGCTGCATGAGTTCTTTACAACTGAGTTAGCATCCATCTCCAGCCACTGTGATAATCCACACAAATCAATATCTTTTTTTGGAATACGACTTCTGCTCCAAAGCTCTTTCTTAAGTCGGTCCTGACCAAACCCGAGCTCTGCAAACTGTTCCACAAGAACACTTGATAGCATCAATATGCCTGGCGTGCCCTTTTCGTATCCCGCAAGATAATGGAAAGTAGCTTGAGATAAATAGCGTGCAACACGATTAAGACTTTGCTCTACCTCTTCTTCAGCAGTCTCCTTGCCAGTTCCACGCCGCATAATATTCATGGCGCCTGAACATGCTACAACTGACACCGCATTGCAAGTTGATGCGAAACCATGTCGGTCAGATGCAAAACACTTCCATCCCTTTGGCAGGTTTTCATCGTCCTCAGCAAACACAACGTTTGTCGTACGCATAGGTCCAAAAATTGCCATAGTTCCAACGCCTGGCACTGCACCACCAACATTTTGCTGCAGGAAGCGAATTGCCCTGCCAATTGATACTCCTGCAGGCCTTTGCGGATTTGACCCCAAAAGGCCGAACCCAGAATTTAGCCGGATTT
Proteins encoded:
- a CDS encoding alpha/beta hydrolase domain-containing protein translates to MKNQINLEIIDRVPFANGYEFGTTGPYEKLKGWAHFAVDPKGDAQKSIVDIDKAALNEEGLVEFSAEFLMLLPVDPDRGNERLFFDWGNRGNVRALQFFNDAPHSNDPISATDAGNGYLMRRGYSFIWGAWQGDILPGDGRITMKIPIATEKGNPITGVVHQEFIPGSPTACFALSGRAATRSHPTVSRDTGQALLTKRRYAEGERITIPEEDWEYAQVISGTGVSGETTRGSSETAILPSDEFIHLHGGFQPGWIYDLVYEAKDPLIMGLGHVAVRDLVSFLKYGNKDSQGNHNPVKIKKAYGWGRSQTGRCIRDFIYRGFNCDSSGRQVFDGLLPHVSGAGRMWLNHRFANAVSMAGQQYEDHYIYADRFPFSYAECEDHLTGKTDAILTRPDTDPLVMHSQTATEYWQRRGSLVHTDTRGNDLPQPETVRIYLWASSQHSSSPIDSAPEKGICTNYSNIVTTSMIFRAMLDAMDAWSTNGKRPPDSQIPTRKDGTLISYEEWRAQFPHIPANMVPTEPASLKLLDFGPGEDEGILSFPPKIIDNDGYTILVPSSDEDGNDVPGIRAPMVQAPMGTYVGWNIRGRGHGYGATYEFNGSYIPFPDSPEERVFTRDPRSSILERYATADEYIAAIKVACERLVADGYMIEEDIAQALITASNWGRPRHVTRLPEKT